The following proteins come from a genomic window of Coregonus clupeaformis isolate EN_2021a chromosome 2, ASM2061545v1, whole genome shotgun sequence:
- the LOC121532310 gene encoding cytochrome b-245 heavy chain codes for MGNWIINHGLSSFILVVWMSINIFLFLWFYFFYDLGDQFFYTRHILGSALAWARAPAAVLNFNCLLILLPVCRNLLSLIRGSFMCCGRTMRKQLDKNISFHKLVAYMIGLMTAVHTIAHLLNVEWYYNSRLGEYDDLSTALSSLDDSGNSTFLNPIRSTTTTPTLLVFTSIAGITGVIITLSLILMITSSMEVIRRSYFEVFWFTHHLFIVFFAGLVIHGAGRIVRSQTTTDPPHNTTFCKDRTDDWGMIPECPIPQFAGGFPQTWMWVIGPMVLYVCERLLRFVRYMQSVKYRKIVIRPSKVLELQLVKNGFKMDVGQYVFLNCPAISQLEWHPFTMTSAPEEDFFSVHIRSVGDWTQKLISIVEQLPEGDEGPKMGVDGPFGTASEDVFDYEVAMLVGAGIGVTPFASILKSIWYKFKESNPKLRTRKIYFYWLCRETHAFEWFADLLQVLEREMEERGMGDFLTYKLYLTGWDQSHATHVMVHADEDTDVVTGLKQKTNYGRPNWDKEFEQVRKENPTSVVGTFLCGPAVLGTVLSKKCVKYTDVDPRKTKFYFNKENF; via the exons ATGGGCAACTGGATCATTAACCATGGACTGTCATCCTTCATACTG GTGGTCTGGATGTCCATCAACATATTCCTGTTCCTTTGGTTCTATTTCTTCTACGACTTGGGGGATCAGTTTTTCTACACACGCCACATTTTAGGG TCTGCCTTGGCCTGGGCCAGAGCCCCTGCAGCCGTCCTCAACTTCAACTGCCTGCTGATTCTGCTGCCTGTGTGTCGGAACCTGCTGTCTCTCATCCGGGGCTCCTTCATG TGCTGTGGGCGAACTATGAGAAAACAGCTGGACAAAAATATCAGTTTCCACAAGCTGGTGGCCTACATGATTGGCCTGATGACAG CTGTTCACACAATTGCCCATTTGCTGAATGTGGAGTGGTACTACAATAGCAGGCTTGGGGAGTATGATGACCTCAGCACGGCCCTGTCCAGCCTGGATGACTCGGGCAACAGCACCTTCCTGAACCCAATCCGTTCTACAACCACT ACTCCGACCCTCCTGGTGTTCACCAGCATCGCTGGGATCACAGGCGTAATCATCACGCTGTCACTCATCCTCATGATCACCTCATCCATGGAGGTCATCAGGCGCAGCTACTTTGAGGTCTTCTGGTTCACACACCACCTCTTCATTGTCTTCTTCGCTGGGCTGGTCATCCATGGAGCCGG ACGCATCGTGCGAAGTCAGACAACCACCGATCCACCACATAATACCACCTTCTGTAAAGATCGGACAGATGACTGGGGGATGATTCCGGAGTGTCCCATCCCTCAGTTTGCAGGGGGGTTCCCACAG ACCTGGATGTGGGTGATCGGTCCCATGGTCCTCTATGTGTGCGAACGCTTGCTGCGCTTCGTCCGCTACATGCAGAGCGTCAAATACAGAAAG ATAGTTATTCGACCGTCCAAAGTGTTGGAGCTGCAGCTGGTGAAGAACGGTTTCAAGATGGACGTGGGTCAGTATGTCTTCCTCAACTGCCCAGCCATCTCCCAGCTGGAGTGGCACCCCTTCACCATGACCTCGGCCCCTGAGGAGGACTTCTTCAGCGTGCACATCCGCTCCGTGGGGGACTGGACCCAGAAACTCATCAGCATTGTGGAGCAGCTTCCTGAGGGGGATGAGGGACCCAA AATGGGTGTGGACGGACCGTTTGGTACAGCCAGTGAGGATGTGTTTGACTACGAGGTCGCCATGCTGGTTGGCGCTGGCATTGGAGTCACCCCCTTCGCCTCCATCCTCAAGTCCATCTGGTACAAATTCAAAGAATCCAACCCCAAGCTACGCACCAGAAAG ATCTACTTCTATTGGTTGTGCAGGGAGACGCATGCCTTTGAGTGGTTTGCAGATCTGCTGCAGGTgctggagagggagatggaggaaagAGGCATGGGAGACTTTCTCACCTACAAACTCTACCTCACTGGATGGGATCAGAGCCAT GCAACTCATGTGATGGTTCATGCCGATGAGGACACGGATGTGGTCACTGGTCTGAAGCAGAAAACCAACTATGGCAGGCCCAACTGGGATAAGGAGTTTGAACAAGTGCGCAAAGAGAATCCGAC GTCAGTGGTGGGCACGTTCTTGTGTGGCCCTGCAGTCTTAGGTACAGTCTTGTCAAAGAAATGTGTCAAATACACGGACGTCGATCCCCGAAAGACCAAATTCTACTTCAACAAGGAGAACTTTTGA